One window from the genome of Natronomonas pharaonis DSM 2160 encodes:
- a CDS encoding beta/alpha barrel domain-containing protein codes for MRLCDATVDEAARLPDRTYTADQRVEAGRALDRLGVPLVRAGRPAHDETDAEVVRRLADTLSADTVAVAPPDYEAVEDALETEADIIDVFVPVAGPRLEAAFGGSSEAALDAAEDAVLRAREGGATAHLTLIDAFRAEIPAIAGVFGRFDCHIVLDDASGGRTPPFVAGFLRTLADASADLTRAGVRFRDDVGCGTANAIVAAETGIDRVDASVAGVGARAGLAATEELVVATAAGGGDAGVTTEAAMPAFEAVCSALDIQVGDRKAILGDAATATAPTADDVAPSAFDPADFGGD; via the coding sequence ATGCGACTCTGTGACGCGACCGTCGACGAGGCAGCACGGCTCCCGGACCGGACGTACACCGCCGACCAGCGCGTCGAAGCCGGCCGCGCGCTCGATAGGCTCGGTGTCCCGCTCGTTCGAGCCGGACGGCCGGCGCACGACGAAACCGACGCGGAGGTCGTTCGGCGGCTTGCCGACACGCTCAGTGCTGACACCGTCGCTGTCGCGCCACCGGATTACGAGGCGGTCGAGGACGCCCTCGAAACGGAGGCAGACATCATCGACGTGTTCGTCCCGGTCGCCGGCCCGCGGCTTGAGGCTGCGTTCGGCGGGTCGAGCGAAGCGGCACTTGACGCCGCCGAAGACGCCGTGCTCCGTGCCCGAGAAGGTGGCGCGACGGCACATCTGACTCTCATCGACGCGTTCCGCGCCGAGATTCCAGCCATCGCCGGCGTCTTTGGCCGCTTCGATTGTCATATCGTCCTTGACGACGCCAGCGGTGGCCGGACCCCACCGTTTGTCGCCGGCTTCCTCCGAACGCTGGCGGACGCAAGCGCCGACCTGACCCGCGCTGGCGTCCGGTTTAGAGACGATGTCGGCTGCGGGACGGCAAACGCCATCGTCGCGGCCGAGACTGGCATCGACCGTGTCGATGCAAGTGTCGCCGGAGTTGGGGCGCGTGCTGGCCTCGCGGCGACCGAAGAACTCGTCGTCGCAACGGCGGCTGGCGGTGGTGATGCCGGCGTCACGACGGAGGCGGCGATGCCGGCCTTCGAGGCCGTCTGCTCGGCGCTAGACATTCAGGTCGGGGATAGAAAGGCGATTCTCGGCGATGCAGCGACGGCCACAGCACCGACTGCCGACGATGTGGCACCCAGCGCGTTCGACCCTGCTGACTTCGGCGGAGACTGA
- a CDS encoding cob(I)yrinic acid a,c-diamide adenosyltransferase — MKIYTGRGDEGMTDLRDMSRVSKTSARIEAYGTVDEVNSLVGMVRPSGHDDVDEKLAAVQNHLHIIQADFANPDADDPDAPHIEADHVERLESWMDDFDDELDPLESFILPGGSDTGAKLHHARSVCRRAERRAVALASDEPVNDAAVAYLNRLSDALFVWARVVNKRDGVREESPSY, encoded by the coding sequence ATGAAGATATACACCGGTCGTGGCGACGAGGGGATGACTGACCTCCGCGACATGTCGCGGGTGTCAAAGACCAGCGCCCGCATCGAAGCCTACGGCACTGTCGACGAGGTAAACAGCCTCGTCGGGATGGTCCGTCCGTCGGGCCACGACGATGTCGACGAGAAACTCGCCGCGGTCCAAAACCATCTCCACATCATTCAGGCCGACTTCGCTAATCCCGATGCCGACGACCCCGACGCGCCGCATATCGAAGCCGACCACGTCGAGCGGCTCGAGTCGTGGATGGACGACTTCGACGACGAACTCGACCCTCTGGAGAGCTTCATTCTTCCGGGCGGCAGCGACACCGGGGCAAAACTCCACCACGCGCGTTCTGTCTGTCGTCGCGCCGAGCGGCGCGCGGTCGCTTTGGCCTCCGATGAGCCGGTCAACGATGCGGCTGTGGCGTACCTGAACCGCCTCTCCGACGCGCTCTTCGTGTGGGCGCGGGTCGTGAACAAACGCGACGGGGTCCGAGAAGAGTCACCGTCCTACTGA
- a CDS encoding DUF7117 family protein, giving the protein MKVRGRRECKACGTRWSYYDTGDTACPSCGSLHSVGTDDERKLHTATAATLDLTPVREAVDDVPLRRLATRAIERTREFTRGYGFIDGGSLQPLDETYLAAMELRYVAGELERRFDPTDEETLYLTTLFKADKGVRPDVGDVPSELRAMRGLAYADAVDAYRSDLKAYLDDQPDPVVGGHVERLADRVRRIQALDGDVPSRQAESLVAVARDIGRYIADGDENALARADERLDTDPTRAEEF; this is encoded by the coding sequence ATGAAGGTCCGTGGCCGTCGTGAGTGCAAGGCGTGTGGGACGCGATGGTCCTACTACGACACCGGCGACACAGCGTGTCCGTCCTGCGGGAGTCTCCACAGTGTCGGTACCGACGACGAGCGAAAGCTCCACACGGCCACCGCGGCAACCCTGGATTTGACACCGGTGCGGGAGGCCGTTGACGATGTTCCCCTTCGACGACTCGCCACCCGCGCCATCGAACGCACTCGCGAGTTCACTCGCGGGTACGGTTTCATCGACGGTGGCTCGCTGCAACCGCTTGACGAGACGTACTTGGCAGCCATGGAGCTTCGCTACGTCGCTGGCGAACTCGAACGCCGCTTTGACCCGACCGACGAGGAGACGCTGTACCTCACAACGCTCTTCAAAGCCGACAAGGGTGTCCGGCCGGATGTCGGCGATGTCCCGTCAGAACTGCGGGCGATGCGTGGGCTCGCCTACGCGGACGCCGTCGACGCCTACCGGTCGGACCTCAAGGCGTATCTCGACGACCAGCCCGACCCCGTGGTCGGCGGACACGTCGAGCGACTCGCCGACCGGGTCCGGCGGATACAGGCCCTCGACGGCGACGTACCTTCCCGACAGGCCGAATCACTCGTCGCTGTCGCCCGTGACATCGGGCGATACATCGCCGACGGTGACGAAAACGCCCTCGCCAGGGCCGACGAACGGCTCGATACCGACCCGACACGGGCCGAAGAGTTCTGA
- a CDS encoding diacylglycerol/polyprenol kinase family protein, translated as MPFEIRRRLVHASGAAVPGVYLLDNHAIGAGLITWQVVQLLAVVGLVATAVLEVARLYGGLEHAIYDQLTREYEQETVAGYALYVLGATIVVFVFEPTVAVPALFMLTLADPVSGMLSGNEFRRVARPRVFAGMFLVSFALAYPFVSAAAAVAGAVGAAIADGVKPVVGGYVVDDNLTIPVVSAALMWAARTALGV; from the coding sequence ATGCCCTTCGAGATTCGCCGTCGGCTGGTCCACGCTTCCGGAGCCGCCGTTCCCGGTGTGTACCTGCTCGACAACCATGCCATCGGCGCCGGTCTCATCACGTGGCAGGTCGTGCAGCTGCTCGCTGTCGTCGGGCTCGTTGCGACAGCCGTTCTTGAGGTGGCCAGACTCTACGGCGGACTCGAGCACGCCATCTACGACCAGCTCACCCGCGAATACGAACAGGAGACCGTTGCCGGCTACGCGCTCTACGTCCTCGGTGCCACGATAGTCGTTTTCGTCTTCGAGCCGACCGTGGCCGTCCCGGCCCTGTTTATGTTGACGCTTGCGGACCCGGTAAGTGGAATGTTGTCCGGCAATGAGTTCCGACGCGTCGCCCGTCCGCGTGTCTTCGCCGGGATGTTCCTCGTGAGCTTCGCGCTCGCGTACCCGTTCGTGTCGGCGGCTGCGGCCGTCGCCGGGGCGGTCGGGGCAGCCATCGCGGACGGGGTCAAACCGGTGGTCGGCGGGTACGTCGTCGACGACAACCTGACGATACCGGTCGTGTCGGCCGCGCTGATGTGGGCTGCACGGACGGCACTCGGTGTCTGA
- a CDS encoding amphi-Trp domain-containing protein, producing the protein MEEVLFKTEKRQSRADIASMLRTVADKLDDGGDLTLSAGDESVTLDVPSQPTFEIKAERETEGSETELSVEFEIEWDENGDSTDGDIEIA; encoded by the coding sequence ATGGAAGAAGTACTCTTCAAGACCGAGAAGCGTCAGTCACGGGCCGACATCGCGTCGATGCTACGGACGGTTGCAGACAAACTCGATGATGGGGGCGACCTTACCCTCTCGGCAGGCGACGAGTCGGTAACACTCGACGTTCCCAGCCAGCCGACGTTCGAAATCAAGGCTGAACGGGAGACCGAGGGCTCAGAGACCGAACTGAGCGTTGAGTTCGAGATCGAGTGGGACGAGAACGGCGACAGCACCGACGGTGACATCGAAATTGCCTGA
- a CDS encoding PadR family transcriptional regulator yields MYDLTGFQRDLLYVIAGREEPHGLAIKEELEDYYEKEIHHGRLYPNLDTLVEKGLVEKGQRDRRTNFYTLTRRGRREIEARRDWEDEYVDIE; encoded by the coding sequence ATGTACGACCTAACAGGATTCCAGCGAGACCTGCTGTACGTCATCGCCGGCCGAGAAGAACCCCACGGCCTCGCCATCAAGGAAGAACTCGAAGATTACTACGAAAAGGAGATTCACCACGGCCGGCTCTACCCGAACCTCGATACGCTCGTCGAGAAGGGGCTTGTCGAGAAGGGCCAACGCGACCGCCGGACGAACTTCTATACGCTCACCCGACGCGGCCGCCGCGAAATCGAAGCCCGACGCGACTGGGAAGACGAGTACGTCGACATCGAGTGA
- a CDS encoding acyl-CoA dehydrogenase family protein: MDFELSDEQQQLKKTVQDFAEEEIIPVAKEYDREEKYPWEVVEKAAENGLLAPQIPLDYGGAGYEVLDTAIIVEELFAADPGIGLCLCSTGFGTEAIIEYGTEEQKEEYLAPIATGDAICGAAISEPDTGSDVSSVSTRAEKDGDEWVINGNKMWITNGSVGDFFVVLCKTDPDAEGRYNGFSQIIVESDRDGFEADKITGKLGIRASDTAELILDDVRVPEENLVGTEGMGFLQQMQFFDETRTGVAAQGVGIAKGAAERALEYAQEREQFGRPIGDFQAIQHKLADMHTNVEAARNLTYKSAWSVDNADGQLTKLASMAKEYASRVAVENANECVQIHGGSGYVDDFDAERFFRDAKITQIYEGTTEIQKMIIARELQGKGF, from the coding sequence ATGGACTTCGAGCTAAGCGACGAACAACAGCAGCTGAAAAAGACCGTCCAGGACTTCGCCGAAGAGGAGATTATCCCGGTCGCCAAAGAGTACGACCGCGAAGAAAAGTACCCATGGGAAGTCGTCGAAAAGGCCGCCGAGAACGGCCTGCTCGCGCCCCAGATTCCGCTCGACTACGGCGGTGCCGGCTACGAGGTTCTCGACACGGCCATCATTGTCGAGGAGCTGTTCGCTGCCGACCCCGGTATCGGCCTGTGTCTCTGTTCGACCGGTTTCGGGACCGAAGCCATCATCGAGTACGGTACCGAAGAGCAAAAAGAAGAGTACCTCGCCCCCATCGCCACCGGTGATGCCATCTGTGGTGCGGCCATCTCCGAGCCGGACACCGGCTCCGACGTCTCCAGCGTGAGCACGCGCGCCGAGAAAGACGGCGACGAGTGGGTCATCAACGGCAACAAGATGTGGATTACCAACGGTTCCGTCGGCGACTTCTTCGTCGTCCTCTGTAAAACGGACCCTGACGCCGAGGGCCGCTACAACGGCTTCTCGCAGATCATCGTCGAGTCCGACCGGGACGGCTTCGAGGCCGACAAGATCACCGGCAAGCTGGGTATCCGTGCCTCCGACACGGCCGAGCTCATTCTCGACGACGTTCGCGTCCCCGAGGAGAACCTCGTCGGAACCGAAGGCATGGGCTTCCTCCAGCAGATGCAGTTCTTCGACGAAACCCGTACCGGCGTCGCCGCACAGGGCGTCGGCATCGCAAAGGGTGCCGCCGAGCGCGCCCTCGAATACGCGCAGGAACGCGAGCAGTTCGGTCGCCCGATCGGCGACTTCCAGGCCATCCAGCACAAGCTCGCTGACATGCACACGAACGTCGAGGCCGCCCGGAACCTCACCTACAAGTCCGCGTGGTCGGTCGACAACGCCGACGGCCAGCTGACGAAGCTCGCCTCGATGGCCAAGGAGTACGCCTCCCGCGTCGCCGTCGAGAACGCAAACGAGTGTGTCCAGATCCACGGCGGCTCCGGCTACGTCGACGACTTCGACGCCGAGCGGTTCTTCCGCGACGCCAAGATTACCCAGATTTACGAGGGCACGACGGAAATCCAGAAGATGATTATCGCGCGCGAGCTGCAGGGTAAGGGCTTCTAA